Genomic segment of Citrus sinensis cultivar Valencia sweet orange chromosome 7, DVS_A1.0, whole genome shotgun sequence:
AACTTAAAAAGGCAGTACTACACTCTGACAGTCCAACTTCCAAGAGCAGGGCCTGTCGTAACAGCTTTTACCATAAGCAATCACTTGAAAgtaaaaataagctaattaaGTTAGAAGTAATCACATCCAATTAACAAAGATGTGCTTAAGTAGTGCAGATAACCTTTGTGTATGTGGATAACCAATTGTGTTGAAAGCAGAATTACCCATTCCAGGCATGTGAACGCTGCCAATACCTGTTAGTGCCCAAGCGTGCAAAACATGTGCAATGTGAGCTTCTATAAGAATGTGTCCTCCATGTGACTAAGTAATTCATTTGTAGTCCAAGTGAGAGGTCAGACGAGCACCGCTCGGGTAATATCAAGTACATTAATGATAACAACAGAAAGAgtacaaaataatcaaacGTGTATAGATCCTGGACAGagtgaaagaaaatgattgcACAAAGATCTTTCCATACAGCCTAATCAATTCTACAAGCTACTTACCCAAATCAGCAGTGCCCCTTGAAAACGCAGAAGGTCCTCTAGCTTTCTTATCTGAGCCAGTCCATTCATCATCTAATTGTAATAGCCAACAAGTAAAAATGACAAATTATCAATTAGTcagataaaatgaaaacaaaaacaaatttagaaGGATGAAatccaaaaagaaataaacctGTTCTTGAGCGCTTTGATCGGGAATTGGATTTTGCAAGATCAATATATAGGGTTGATCCTTTCTCAAGGTCAAACACCATCCCCTTAAACAAAAAAGGTTGAAAAGCACTcccaattaatttcaaaatatctgACATTCTACAGCATTCTTGTGAGCAATGGTTTTTGCCCAAAAATTGAAGATAGCATTAAGCATGGAATACATGAAATTTACTGACAAAACATTTCAGATAAAACAGCATTTAACTGCAACTAAATAGCTTTCAGAATGGAATTAGAAAATGGTGCATATCCATTAGTTTCCCATCTATTTTTTGTTCCTCAAGAAAGACATCGTTAGCAGAGGCAAATACATACATTATGGCTAAACAGATAGACAAGAAGCCAGCATAAACAGGCAATGAGCATCCATTATTATGAATTAACTATTATATAGCATTTTCTTTGATACGAGAGGGATTCAACACCAAGACTCATGCACCACCCAATAgtcaatatcaaataaaactaATGCAATCGATAGACCACATAAGATAACATGTAAGGCTTGATAGTTGGCAACAGCCCGGTCTAAACTACATGGCCATAGAGTGAGGAAAGAGTAGTGAGCAAGCAGAATCTGATGGAGCAAAATTCTTCAAGCCAAATATGGTACATGTCAAAGATCACATACTAAGGAACTAATACTTGAGCAAGAAACAGCATATCAATTAATAGCTTTTTGAGCATCTGAATACATCTAGTGACTCGGTGCTTTTTAGCCGCCGCATACAATAGCTAGTTAGCTACATTACATGTGCGGAGACATTGTGCAGCATGAATTGCAGGTGAAATAAATGAGAATCCAAGAATAAGATTTTGTAGAAACGGGAAAATTTATGGCAAGATAACTTACATTTAGTGCATACATTGCACCCAGGGCAGACTGCTGATCCGAGAAGACGGCAAAAGCGAACGGCTGTCAACAACCCAAGACCGAATCAGAGGAGAGAACCAACTGATTAACAGATACAATTCTAAACGTGATTTGATTTGAGAAGTGTAACGaactagtaatttaatttaattccttagaattaataaataaaaagtgcCAAAAAGAGTACCTGAGAATTTTGGGTGGAGCTCCGAAGGTGAGAGGATTCGTAGCCCGGAAATTCACGGAACAGGTTATAAATTTCTCTAGGCTTTACGTCTTCCGGGAGACCAGCGACGAATAGTGTCCGGACCTCGTCGTAAGAGCCGTAAGCGGGAAATGAAGCCGAGTAGGAACCGAGAGGTGGTGGCTGTGGCTGCGGCATGTAAGGCTGCGTTGGAGGTGCCACCACCCCTCCCGGCGGAGGCGGAGGTGGAGGCGGAGGCGGCGTTTGGTAGTAGCCGTAGTGGAGACCCGCAGGTGGAGGATAGTACTCGGCCATGCCGACCGTGTTGGGAGGGTTGGACGTTTAAGGAGGCAAACTCAAATTCGTAGCCTGTTCTGTTTACGTATTTGGGTTTAGATGGGCTGAGACTTGGACCTTAAGCATTTACCCTTCTTTTTTAAAAGGctactttttcttcttattattttaagagtaATTTAAACCCTGCCCCCAAATGAATTGACGTATAGCACCAcgcaccaaaaaaaaaagatcagtTTCACCACGCCTCCAATTCTGTTAGTTTTCCAGTTAATGTTAACGAAACTGTTTGAACTTTAatgaaatgatgaaaatgcccattttttaaaagttagatAAATTAAGTTACAAAAAGCCTAGTATGTTGTTGTGGTATATGACGTTGTTGTCCTTCTACGAAGATTATGTACAAAATTCATTAGGCGAATGAATTACATTTACATGAATGCCTATGTACTGCATTATTTATATTGCCATGTGGCAGCACAAAAACGAAACAACATTCAACCGAAGAGGATGTTCAAGCCTCAATCCAACGGTtatatgtatttgtttttcataaattgtatttgtttttaaaaattttttttatttaactaggATAATTGTGTAAACAAGtgagattaattaaaaagtggCAGTTGGTAAGAGAAATCAAGGAATTCAAATATCACTACTCTTTAACGAATAAAATGAGTgttattagtaaaaaaataataataataattttcatttgttaattaatgAGCCCAATCAAAGTAGGGGTTTTACGAGATTATTAGCGGGTGCTTGTAGCTCTACTCAACTGTTATTTTTCGTAATCTAGCAGCtttagatatttatttaatccaaTCTAGTGATGAATGTATTTTATGTTGGTGCATTAAATGAGTcaataatctaaaataatcaaatcacATTTTAATCTCCAACTGATTCACtataactaaaaatgattCACCCACACTCAGCATAATCAAACATAGAACAAAGCAGTATGGACGCAGCTTTCAATAGCAATGGTAATGGATACTACCCGCAGTCGGTTTGTCATTATCAAATCAGCACCAgcaccaaatttaaattaacaagCCCACTCGTAACCCATTACatgtcttaaatttttttaagaaaactcACCCGCGGTTttgacaattaccaaacctACAATAGTATTTAACGGATTTTTTACAGGTTTCctcatttaaaatcacaaatatccaatatgtaaatttataataataacctaaaatttcacataacatactcaattttaaatataaccaatataaataaaaacttaaaatttcaacatcaatccaacacaagttctcaaatttaagtaaaaaatacacaaatccattaaaaaaCTACAAATTAGAATCTAAAAAGAacaataatcattttatattatcattcaaCATAAGTTCCAAATGAATCTTTCCATTTCATTCATCATCATTAACTCCCATCCAACACGATTCCTACAATAatgattaagattaatattttgtaaaggCCAATCCTTTTTAAATACTATTCCGACACAATTCCCTTTAGTTTGGGTTTCGTTTAGTTTAAGTTATAACTTTAGTCAGCCTATTAGGCACATTACAACTTATACACACGTTTACACTTcgattcaaatatttttttcaattaaaattaaattaaaaaaaagttacgtGTTGGCAGGTATTCACCGAATATTTAGCTAATACCCATGCCAGTATGGCAATATCTACCGAAAATTTGactaataccaaacccacctaCAACTTGGTGTGGGTTTCCATTTATAATAGTAAACCCGCCTGCAACCCACGAAATTTCTCACAGTGGGTGGATTTTATCAGGTAAATCTGGACAGGTTTGCGGGTACCATTTCTGCGGCAAAACAAAGATTTGCCAAGCACAATTGCAAACCATAATACACATTGAGCACAATGCCTGAGCTGTCGCATGGGCTAACCTCCCTGCTATCCCATGTCTATgaatcacattttttttcctttcttttttttggagaTCAATGGATAGATTGTACTTAAAAATAACACTAAAGAGAATCAAAATAGATGTGAATCAAACAAAGGAAAAcaagttttcaaattatatGAACTCCGAATAAGTAACAATAACTGACTGGCATAATTAACATCCCAACAAGCCTCCACCAAAGAGACTAAAGACAGGTTCAACCAAGCAGTTTAACATAGGCAACAGTTACAAATGGTTACTTTATTTACAAAGCAAGTTTAGCAATGGCATTTTACAAAAGACAGTTCACAATTACCAAGAGTTTAATAAAAGTCCATAAAAAAACCAGAACATAAATTTAGAGGAGTGCAGGGTATTGCTTGGCTTGCTGCCGAACTCTTCTCTTGTACTCTGCAGCATCCTACAAAAAGTTATTATTCATTAGGATTTTGGCATTACAAGACTTGAAATTGCTGAATTGTCATTTAAGCCTGTATTGCCactaaaaacatttaaaattattcaatgaaGCGTGGTCAATGAGTTTGGGTACATTGAACTGGTACATTTCTGATGACAATGGTTGGCTAATTGAATGAATTTGATGCAGAAAATTCCAATTGCAATAAAACTTctcttataaataattagatcAACCGCTCAAAATGTAGCATTGTCACGCAAAGGACTCTGCAGCCCTTCACTATAAAAACCTTCTTTCCCCTCATAGTCTTCTATAAACACTATCTGATTAACACCTAGCAAAACATAAGAACAGTATTCTTCCTATGGTACAAGGCTTTGTCATTTTTCTGTTAAGATTACACCAAGGcttcaaataaataactaaaatactaataaactTACACATACCTGAATGAAGAGATGATAACCTTCTGTTTGTGCAGGATCTGCAGGATTTGGCTGGTCCAACAAGTCTTGGATACCGACAAGAATTTGCTTCACTGTGATGGCTGGTCTCCACCCCTACAAATGACAAAAGTGCGCTGAGTAACCTTTGGATTAAGTAAACACTAGACATTAATCACACCAACATAACTCCAATCTTCTTTTCAAAAGCAGCAGAAGGTACTCACATTGTCCTCATTGAGGATTGATAGACAAACAGTTCCAGATGGATAGACATTAGGGTGGAAAAATCCTTGCGGAAACTTGCACTTTGGTGGCTTGCTAGGGTAATCTTCGCTGAAGTGGAGAGTGAGTGGGAAGAAACCACCCTCCCAATCAGTCTAGAAGCATAACATTATCAGAAATTACTTaacaaatttgtaatcttCCCCAGAAAGAACTAgtatattcattattaatttatatatacatatagattttgtgtgtgtgtgtgtgtgtgtttgttcCATCTATCTATTCATCATCAAATCAATGACAATGCTAAGTTATTGACAACATATCTataacgaaaaaaaaaaaaaaaaggtagcaTAAACAAAGCCGTATCATCATAAACATAGACATAACAAAGATGAAGCAGAAACATATTCTAAGGTGAGGAAAATGGAGGGGAATGGGGAAAAATAGCAAAAGGTATACCATGCGTTATGGCAAGTGAAAATCAAATAACTATTAAATAGactaatgaaacaaaaatacaacaaCAAGATAATATGAAGCTCTTTACAAAAAGGCAATCACTAGTCAAATAACATTACCAACATTTACTAGTCTACAAACCAAACCTAGATTTGTAGCCCAAACCCAAAATCAACATAAGTCCCATTCTGCACAAATTCATACATTATAAGGACAACTGTTAGAATTGTAGAacaaaaatgagagaatatatttagCACCAAAACCATAATAAGGCAAAATGAAGGGCGAAATTGTTATTGAACATTGTCGTCAACTTGTCTGATTACGCAACAGAAACATGACAACATATAAACGGAACTTGTAGTGCttatttaacaatatagaCATCCGATGACTAACCAACATCCCAGCAAATTGCTTAGATGGAGATCTCACAGCATTGACTTCAAAATGACAGAAATGTAAAACccccaaagaaaaagaagcataAATTGAATCCTATACAACCAAAATAGCCTGATGATCCAAACAGTTAATGTTCAAATCCCATTACACCTACACTGAGATTTTAACTGTTCGTCTACTAATGAAATACACGAAACTATAAATCAGAAACTAACCATTCTTCCATTGAAACCTTAAGCACATAAAATAGCTAGCGTTTACGGTAAAAAtgaatcaattcatatttaacataaaaacTCCACCAGCCAAAGATTTCATAACTTGAATTGACCAAGCATTCAAATAAAACAGTAAATAAAAAGGaagttaataataacaataataattgaaacagCAGGGTTTCCTTTCCAGTCCGTTACTTACTCCGGCTTTTCCGGGAATAGTGCAATGCCACACCATCAGATTCACCGAACCGTCCGGCAACGTCTCAGGCTTTGCCACGAAACCCTAGAATTCACACAGAAACATTCGTCAAAACGCAAAACAAAAGACaaacaaataacaacaatttgGTGCGTACGGACATGAGGATGATTTTTACGCCACGACTTTCGCTCCTCAGCCAGCCGACCACGTGCTATGCCTCCCGACATCgctctttccttttcttttactcGCTCTCAAAAACactaaataatgaaaatgaattattattctcctttttttttttttttttgggctatAAGTGAAGATGGGGCTGATGGGCAAAGAAGCGTATTGCTGCAGATTGGAAATTGCTATTTTGCGTCTTGATTCTCTTTATTGTCGTCCAATTATGCCCCTGTTCTGTGAGGTCCTGCCTTGTGGTTGCACGGTCCAGATTCGATCGTCGGGGGGGAGGGTCAAGAAACGTTTCGATGGGTCTTGTCCTCTTTATGTTTTTGGATACAAATGACCCTCGAAAGTCAATGGTATTTGCAATTTTCTATTTCCTAGCGTGGAAACTACGCCATTGTGTGCGCCATCACATGATGTTTGCTTTCTCtattcaaatcacaattatttgCGTTGGCCCCATCCTTATTTGAAGCCCATTTTTGGGCTTGTGCCGACTCGCTTTTTCTGAGCCCAATAATGAAGCGTCGTCAAAGTCGCAATGGGCCATTTGACCACTCTTTCAGCTACCAcgtccctttttttttttttttttatggaaaaggagtattatttttcatattgtgaaatttaaaatctatggGTTTTCCTTATCtaaatcatcattatttttaagacCACCTAGATAGGGTTTATTATAAGTGGCCCTAATTATCCGATAGTCCTCAGCtgaatcatttttaatcaattgataTCACAGTCAATATGTTAAAGGATCCGTGTTTTTGAGGATAATCAATCACTCTAATGATGTGATGCTCATGTTTAATTAAGTACatttaacattttctttttctttctcgaGACATTTCAGCAATGAATTCAAAAGTCTTTTAGACTAGAGGTAACATCATGTCTCTCTTATTGCTAACCTTCCCAACAAAACAAGAATTTATATGCGTAGGCTCTacattatttgataaaaattattgtgacAATAACATATAAATCAAATGTCCGCAGGCCactttttcattgttttccCACTTTAAATTTGCATAATTCTGTCGTACTAACctattaaatcaaaacaacAAGACTTATTAGTCGTATTAGAATTACAACTATAGGaattattgattattgattGATTAAGGTCCTACCTTATTTGTCGTATTAAATCAAAAACTACAAGAATTATAGTTATCCAGTGGGAACTAAAAAATCTTTATGTCATTATAATTATGGGTGCgaaaatttttaactataaataCGGGGAGAAAGGATCAAGGAACAATAATACATTCTCTGAAAAACATGAACACACCCCGAACATGtgtaaaatatgaattattaataatgGATCAATtacaattttctaattcacCCCTGCGAACAGTTGTTTACAGTATACGtctttgaagaagttgatATTGTaccatattaattttattgtttag
This window contains:
- the LOC102623625 gene encoding uncharacterized protein LOC102623625; its protein translation is MAEYYPPPAGLHYGYYQTPPPPPPPPPPGGVVAPPTQPYMPQPQPPPLGSYSASFPAYGSYDEVRTLFVAGLPEDVKPREIYNLFREFPGYESSHLRSSTQNSQPFAFAVFSDQQSALGAMYALNGMVFDLEKGSTLYIDLAKSNSRSKRSRTDDEWTGSDKKARGPSAFSRGTADLGIGSVHMPGMGNSAFNTIGYPHTQSHENFDARGGSLITTAKFNNSSAPSGPKNVTPCATLFVANLGPTCTEQELTQVFSKCPGFLKLKIQSTYGPPVAFVDFQDTVSSTAALNNLQGTILYSSPTSDGIRLEFAKSRMGMPRKAK
- the LOC102623921 gene encoding SUMO-conjugating enzyme SCE1, translating into MSGGIARGRLAEERKSWRKNHPHGFVAKPETLPDGSVNLMVWHCTIPGKAGTDWEGGFFPLTLHFSEDYPSKPPKCKFPQGFFHPNVYPSGTVCLSILNEDNGWRPAITVKQILVGIQDLLDQPNPADPAQTEGYHLFIQDAAEYKRRVRQQAKQYPALL